Below is a window of Leishmania panamensis strain MHOM/PA/94/PSC-1 chromosome 30 sequence DNA.
CCAGACAACGTCTTGAAATCCCTTAGCCCGCATTATCCTGccgacgacgctgcggcagaaGTTGTGCAGACTTTGGCCCCGGACCGCCGTTTTGAGGAGGCCTTTCGGGACAAAATGAATAGCATTGTGTATAAGAGACGCTATCACCAGGCAAGTGCAATGCATCAGGCGGCCAGCGAGCAGATtgagatgatgatgatggaaCAGCAAGATCCCTTGCAGGTCGCGTCGAGGTGGCCCTACGTCGGTGAGGACGTAACGGCTGTAGGTGCAACGCTGACTGAGTCAGTCGTGAAGCAGGaatggcggcgcagcttcaaCGGTGCTTCCGACCTGCTCGAATCTCCGTCCCATGGGGTTGGTGAATCGCAGCTGGAAGAGACGATAAAACCAACTGCAGCTTCGACGCTTGCGAACTGCACACTCATGCAGTCAGTGCTGGCGTTCCCCTTCCAGTTACCCTTCACGACGGCCACCCCGCAAGACGCGTACATTAAATTTCTCGTGTACCACTCCGCGTACGCGGAGCCGCTCACCCAGTTGCGGGAGCACGTCCTTAGGCTGAGCTCACGTCTCAAGACGGCGCAGGATGCTGGGCTACGCGCGCTATACACCATGTTTACTCGggtgctgcatctccttGGATCCAGCCCTGCCCAGACGCAGTGGCGCTCTCTCTACGAACGCCAGATGGAGAAgatgcagcgcacacaccgcgAGCTTCTATACGCGGTGATTGAGCAAGCGAATATGGCAGCCATCAAGATCCCGGAGCTTGAGCGCatcggcggtgctgctgcggcgcggcgcgaGCACACCGGCGGTGTTCCGCAGCGCCGAGACGTgggctgcagcgcgcagGAATCGACCACGATGGAAAAGTACCGGTCCTCCCAGCTCAAGGAGGAGCTCGCGCGTCTCAAACTGCACTCGctcgaggtggaggcggcagcacagaaggagaaagaggagatgaCTAGGCAACGCTCGACTGCGCGTCAAGATGCTTTGCAGGCTCTTCGATCTCTCAAGGCGCTCTCCAAATGCATTGTATGGTCGGTGAGGgtgcacggcgccgccgacgatGCTGTGTATGACCCTTTCGCTCAACTGCCTGATCCTCTCActgaggaggtgctggacgaCCCGCGCCTCGCTAGCAAAACGACAGAAGCAACCGAGTTGACTGTCTCGTACGTGCGCCTGCTTGCCTACAGTCATGGCGAAGGCGGTCGAGGTAAATGCGCGCAGCCCCCTCTCGCGGACCCCAGGGCCGCAACGCTTTCGTCCTCGCAGATGTCGGGAAAGGATGGCACGCGAGAGGGGGCTGCTAGGGACACCACCAACATTTTCCGCACGGCCtctggcgccaccgcttcgtcgtcgtctccaaAGGCGCAGTCGTCTCGGAGGAAAtcggcaccgtcagcagTGCAAGCGCTTCGCCGTCGcactcgcagcagctcctcgaggTACTCAGACCGTCGACTCAGCACACCGCAACTACCTCCCGTAGCGCGCACCCCAGCGTTGTCGGAGAGTACGAAAGACTGTTGCAAGCgccagagcagcggcgatgccgcATCAGCACCCTTTCCTCCTGCCAGAGGTGGCCCTTCCTTAACTAAGTCTTCGACTGTGCTATCTTTTCACAACACGGTGAGCTCACAAGAGGCCCGCGTCAAGGAAAGCTGCTCTACGCCTCAGGCAGCTGTCACCATCATCGATCTCGCCTTTCGTGAGAGCGATGTTCAGCGGTAGCTTCAGAAGGGGGCGACAGACATATTGCCTTGTGAACCTGCaattctctctccctgtgcgtgtgcgagcCATCTAGGGCGCTGATTTCTCCGCGTTTTCTCCTCACAGGACAAGATCGTTTTCATTTTCGCTTCATTTTTGCAGCTTTTCAATcctgctcttttttccctttccacTGATGCTCTTAAGGTCTATGCTCTACAAGAAGGATTGTGCatgtgcctgtctgtctgtgtgtgtgcgtgtgtctctctctgcgcgccCTTCTTAATCTCTCTGCGCGCCCTTCTTAATCTCTCTGCGCTCCGCGTCCCGTGCAGCTTTTCTACTCTtttgctccttctcttctcagACTTACATTTGCACTGTCGCTTTCACACCCCTGTGCTGTGCACCGTCAGCCGTTGTCTTTTAACGCTTCGGATTTGtttctttttatttttccGTCGCTTGCTGACACTCCATCTTACTTCCTTGACCCTTACCCTTTCTCCGCCTGCACCTCTAAGGCTTCACTTGTCACTTCGCTAATGCATGACGTGCACATGCCTGTAATAGGAATAAGCGAGATGCGCACGCGGAGCCGAGAGCCGGAGAGGGATCGAGGCGAAAGAGTAGTGGCCCTGGGGAGGTGAGGTGGAGGATGGCTCCGTTAGAGTGCAGCGATGAGAGCGCTTTCCTGGTGACTAAAGAAGTGTTCTCTGCATGCGTTCTGTTGCGCCGCCGTTTTACTTAGACTAGACCCCATGTGTACGCACCACACGGGCAACCAGTTCATTTCCTTCTCTGCGCTTCCTCCAACGAAGCTCAGCTGCCTACGCATTCGCATGCCAATCTCGGTTTCATGCGTTTgattttcccctctttctcttgttggTGTCATTCGCTTGTTTTGCCGTCGTTAGCAGGAACGATGCGCTTTCTTCAAGTCATGAGGACTGTCATATATATTTTTTCCCATCCAGCGTCTCCActctctgccatacaacatgAGGTCGAACCCCATTCTACCCTCTGCCCGTCACAGACCCATCGCCTGGTGCGAGGGAGCCGCAGgcacgcgctacagcaatgTGCCGACTCGGTGATgtgagcacggcccctgtTGCAGACTCTACCCGCTCCACGCCTCTGAGGCCGCCTCACAGTCGCCCCCAttatgccggtcgccacctggtgccTCTCTCGGGGTGCCTCAGGCTCCCCACTCCACTAGTCAATGGGGGTCGGATGGGGTAGgctcgagccacgctgagaATTTGCCCATCATATGGATGGCACAGGCGTGTTCGCCATCGCTggtcgctccgacgcgcAGCGTCATCCGCGACTTGCCCGCGGACATCCGTAGCGATACACCGCTCTGACTTCCCCTGCGCCGTGGGTATTTGggtctgccaccaccagagggTGGATCCACAgcggcagggagaggggggaccACCCCGGCTTCCCATAGAGTGAGGGAACTGAACCCTGAGGTACCACGCTGTGGGGTCTGCCGTCGTCACCTCGACGACTGGTGGATGGGAAAGCAGAGCACACAAAAAGTGCAACCTCAACCTAAGAGGGCCAATACTTTCGATGAAAGCGATTCATCTGCTGGGGTGTtactttctcttttccctacTCAAGGCCGAAGGGCTCGCTCTGTTTTCCTTTACTATTTTTCTATGTTTTGTTCTGCCCACCATACCCCGCGCGTCTTATGTTGAAGGCGAACCTCCAACCTGCCGCCTCGTGCGTTTTCTTCTCCAGAAAGCGATAAAAGCGACGTATGTGTTATGCCAAGCGTCTAGGAGGCTCCCACGGACACCCGCGCGAAGGGGGGCATCCCTCCAGTTCCGGTAGGTGCTGTGAAtgtttcctccctcttctggAAACGAGTTTCTTTACCCCACCAACTCTTCatttttctcccctcctttgtttccccaccccccgcctTTCCGCTGAGGAGTCTCTAAagccgctcttttttttcctcccgCCTTTGCCATtcgctccctcctctctctctctctctccctccctcgtgcTGGTGTGTGTTCGTATTTATCCTGACGCCCCGCtttgctctcctttgtgtgtgtgtgtgtaggcatTCCCCTTCTTGTTGGCACTCTTTGCCATCATAATGAAGCTgactcctctccccctccttcccactCTTCCACACGCGACAACCCATTGCACGTCCGTGTGACTCACGGAAGGTACAACGTACTGCTTCTTTCAGCCCTATCTAGAGAGACAAGCCACgtgcgcacacgtgt
It encodes the following:
- a CDS encoding hypothetical protein (TriTrypDB/GeneDB-style sysID: LpmP.30.0890) — translated: MSAVNALPSPDGDRLGSVIVDENSDAERELCGMVDMMIATSTSALQRIAKDVTNSSTAFEKAAPLFQANGIHIFSGEPDESASSTVSPPAVEPNLRTQLAHCRDLLRRVDSERRHVRRHCIYLQKEHELRHAEIKSMHRYSMESHQRSLMLENQVAEERQRRKRLEDEVDAQTQEVMRLRRVLRALPDNVLKSLSPHYPADDAAAEVVQTLAPDRRFEEAFRDKMNSIVYKRRYHQASAMHQAASEQIEMMMMEQQDPLQVASRWPYVGEDVTAVGATLTESVVKQEWRRSFNGASDLLESPSHGVGESQLEETIKPTAASTLANCTLMQSVLAFPFQLPFTTATPQDAYIKFLVYHSAYAEPLTQLREHVLRLSSRLKTAQDAGLRALYTMFTRVLHLLGSSPAQTQWRSLYERQMEKMQRTHRELLYAVIEQANMAAIKIPELERIGGAAAARREHTGGVPQRRDVGCSAQESTTMEKYRSSQLKEELARLKLHSLEVEAAAQKEKEEMTRQRSTARQDALQALRSLKALSKCIVWSVRVHGAADDAVYDPFAQLPDPLTEEVLDDPRLASKTTEATELTVSYVRLLAYSHGEGGRGKCAQPPLADPRAATLSSSQMSGKDGTREGAARDTTNIFRTASGATASSSSPKAQSSRRKSAPSAVQALRRRTRSSSSRYSDRRLSTPQLPPVARTPALSESTKDCCKRQSSGDAASAPFPPARGGPSLTKSSTVLSFHNTVSSQEARVKESCSTPQAAVTIIDLAFRESDVQR